The DNA region aaaaatccattagagACTCATCGTTGCTTCTTCATAGACATTAGCCCATTATTAGAAATTAAGAGCTCACCAAGATGGTCACAATGTCACTATAAAAAGTTATATAATGACATCAAAATAAGTTTCACGCGTTTCTTAAACTACAACCCTAAAAACAAACCAACCAAGATATCAATAATATGAACATCAAAACCAGTCTATCATCGTGTGAAGTGTTGTCCAATCCGATAGCAGACAAATTATAGTACAAAAGCAAACTTTTCACTTCACAAACAAGTCTTCTTGCTATCTTATAGCAGGTTGATTCTTAGATTGATTATTTACCATGTACCAGCAACTTCGTTTGTAGCACTCACAAATGTCCTTGTTCCCTGTGCCCTTAtgtatttcatttgattttgtggTGTATCGTAGATCGTATGTGTTTTGTTCTAActcacaaatttaaaaatatacacaTTCGTCCATGGAATTTTTGTTGCACTTAACTTGATGTAACTAGCTAGGCCTGtcattctcaaaaaaaaaaaaaaaaaaaaaaaaagcagcagcagcagctaagTCTCGTGTTCTGTGATTATAAAAGCATTAATATTTATGCCAATCACAACAAATTGTTGTACAATGAAGCTTGACATCAGCTAATGATGAAGATTTTTGTGCAAGCAAGAGGGAGGAAATTATGCTTTAGGAAACTGCAAGGAAGCTGCAGCTTATTAGTTAACTTACTAAGGAACAAGTACTTGTGAAGTTGTTAACAGTTTGTTCTTTAAATTACAAGTAAaggaggataaaaataaatgattagctcTGAAGTAAGGTTTTGGTGGGAGAATTCTAGAGTGATACTTTTACTTTCAATACCTTTTGCACAAATTTGCTCTTTGATATCGGGATAAATTAGTTTAAGACGACGgggtaaatattttatatttgatatttgaaatccaatgaaatattctatttttaaacaaatagttGGATTAGCTAGGGAACATGAGTTTCGtggatagtttattttttattttttagtttcaatcCTTGTTAATTTCTTCTGTAATTTGCCATGAATATGTGGAGAAAATTCAAGATATTGTGTGCATAGAATATTTATATGAACATGTAAATCAAAtagaaattgagaaaatatatattcgATAAAATCTATATGATTTCACATgatttaatatctatttttacaGAATATATAAATTTCTCTATAATAAGATACAAATATAGGTAatgatttaaacaaaaataaaataaaataaataataaaattaccccCGTCTTATACTCACTAAGCTCTAAACATACCTCAAAGAGAGCATATACCTCTTGCCACTACGTACATGGCTGACTTGGTTTCAGCACCATCCAATTTAagtataattgaaaattattttttcgtAAATATCCTACTTTATAGTGTAAagagtattgtttttttttttttaaataataaatcatattatCTTTTGGtaagataatatattaatttttattttatatatatatatatgttgatagtttagttgtttttatgaaAACTAATAGAATTTGTTTGATAGATTTTTGGAATCGATTCTAAAAGTATCATAACACAGACTTACTAATTTGACAAGAAAACctataattctaaaataaaaataaaaagattaaaatctaAATCGTCATATACTCCCAAAGCAAAGTACTATAAAAGAACTTGTATACTCCTCTACCTCCccattcaaaacaaattgaactTCCTGCACTCTCTCTTACACTCACATCACACACACAAAGATGGGCAGTTTTATAGGGCATGTCTTACCAGGCATGGCTTTCTTTATACTAGGTTTATGGCATCTCTTTAACCACATCAAACTTTATTCTCTACGACCAAACTCTTACATCTCCTCTCCATGGTTCCCCACCACAAAACTAAGGTATTTGGAGCTCTATCTGATCATGTTAGGGAGCTCCATTTCCATATCAATGGAGCTCTTCATCGGGCCACAAAAACATCATCCTTTTGATGTTGATGGTACGATACCATCAAACCATCTCCGAAACTTTGAACACTCCTTAATATCAATGTCTTTCTTCGTCTATGCAACGTTTGCTATACTTCTTGATAAAATTAGTGCTGAAGCTCAACGTGGTCTAACACACATTTTAGGAGCATTAGCCTTTGGCCAGCAGCTCCTCATGTTCCACCTCCACTCAACTGACCACAAGGGTCTTGAAGGTCAATACCATCTACTTCTACAAAATATTGTAGCCATTTCCTTGACCACCGCTCTTATGGGAATTGGCCTCCCTAAGAGTTTCTTGGTTAGCTTTGTTAGGTCTCTTTGTATATTGTTCCAAGGTGTATGGTTCGTAGTCATGGGATTTATGCTATGGACCCCAGGGTTGATTCCTAAGGGCTGCTCACTTTACAATGACGATGGTCACAAAATAGTGAGATGCACTAGCGAAGAGGCCTTGCATCGTGCCAAATCACTAGCGAATATTCAATTTGGTTGGTTTGTCATCGGAATCACCATTTTCGCTATAACCTTGTATATGGCCATGGTTGAAACATATAGCAAGAACGTCAAGTACTCATCATTGGCAGAGGAATTTGAAGAGATACATGAAGAGACCAGCGACGTTGAATCtctgaagaaaaacaaatttgaggACTCGAAGAGTTTGCTCGTGGAAAGAGGCTTTGCCCCTTTTGACATGGAAAGGTAGAAGatgtaagaaattaaattgaagtcGTAATCTTTTCCTTAATCCTTAATTAAAATCGACTGTATCTTTGTGGTATATATTTGGCTATTGAAAAAGTGTGCTGGTAGGGTCGAAATTGTATGGTTTGCAATaatggattatatatatatattctttgggGCTGGGTTCATCGCTGTGTTTGTCTGTACAAAAGCTAAACCCAGATGTTATATTTCCATTTCGTTGAAAAATGTTCatgttatttcattttaatgagTCTTTGTGTTCGTTTTCTGTAATCCTTTAGTCGATCATTCataattcattattatttttcttttacgtTTGGTGATTaatataaccttaatttcaaataattgatgattttttgttctcacatgattttttttcatgtaatttatttacaagaaaTGATTTTATTGAAGTCATGTTAAATTGTaagtcatggaaaaaaaaaacatttctttgcaGGAGATGCAACAAATTTCAGATCTAATAATTTTAGTATATCTTGGCTTAACCCTggctattttataaaataatattaattatatattgaaattttaattgataactaacttaaaatactaaattaaataGTATTAGAGTTttgttaaatgaatttattCCTTCATTGTTATGAAACCTGGAGGTTTTGGACCCATTTCATGAGATGGCTTGGTTACCAGGGTTATATGCTGAATTCAATTAACACTCTCTCGCAAGAATTGTAAGCTTTTCTGGACTATCATCTCTGTAATGGCACTGTTTTAATAATACATCTcattgctataaaaaaaataattataaatttgaatcctaccattgttttctttttaattagaattaattaataacatcggGTAGTATAAATTTgtacaaatttttaattaaattaattaatattatataatagcATGATTacatacaagtttcaagtttaaaaaattttaattttaaaagatatattatattaatactttaaatttttaagttgagaATGTTTGATGAAAACTCAAGTAAGAATACAAGATacattatttttgatattttcttgttGCTTAATTCTTGATTGAATGTTCGATAATCTTATCCTAggattatgaaaaataattgatgaagaTAATACTAATCTAATCTAAAGTTATTGTAACAAACTGGAGTCAGAATTGTCCTCAATTCATAGATCTAATTCTGCCGGGTTGAGTTGCTGAGTTCAAGACTGTTTCTGCCACATATAAAGCCTCTCAAACCTTGatttttctcctcctctttcttGTAGGATACTTCCTCCTTCATCCTCTCTAATTTCTCCTTGAATACTATCTCAGGTTGCTGATCTAGATGGCGTttcgtattttattttaaaaatgtttttgaaaaagttttttttttaattattttaaatttgctgatgtcaaaaataatttttaaaaattaaaaaaatattattaatataactttttaaataaaaaaatattttaaaaaacaaatattcttgGTTGCTGTTTCCGTTGTTTCTGATTTCTGGTCTACCTGACACGCTCCCCTTCTTCTGAAATGCGAAGCTGCAATTTCACTGactcataattaatttattttagtgtttttcaataattttaatataatgatattaaaaatctaaaaaaaatacctttataaattttaacacttttaaaaactaCCTCAgaatatgtttttatgtttttactgacaacatttatgtttttaacaTATATGGTAAGCTTTTATATATGGGGATAAGTTCTTAAAACCCTAAGGCCATTGTCATGGCTATTATTTAAATTCGCGACTAATCAGCAACAATTGGAATGATAGGCTTGCCAAATTGCCTTTTGTATTAGATTTGATTGATAAtgcaatttaatatattttttaaaatatttttcaataaaaatatattaaaataatatttttatgtttaaatacatttttattattagtatattaaaattattaaaaaatacttaaaaaatattaatttaatattttttaaaataaaaaaataatttaaaaaacattttaaaagtaatttcaaTCCAAAAAGACATATTCACTGAGTTAAAGCTTGAAAAAATACTTGTATTATATGATGCCACGTAGCATTAACCAATTTTGGGTTCAGTGATGTCCATAGTTTTTCTAGAAGTCTGATTTTTTAGTTTGTACAGTCTATAATATCCCTCCTCCTCTTCTATTTTACGAATTCCCTTGTTTTTCCTACAAGCCTACAAttatgtgggtttttttttttgaaaaaaaaaaaaaagcagttttGGGATTTGAAATTGTAACGCAGCTCTTCTGGATTTTGTCACggaaatttttttgagaaatgttAGATGTCCAACAGGTTGGTCAAATTTATACTAactggcttgatttttttattttttttattatacactttattttcacttttttttaatgtatttattgaCGAAATCTAACAGATAAGGtgtgaatttaaataaataatattttaattattgaattaaaaaaattcaaaaagtatATATCAAAActgacaatttttttaaaaaaatatttataagaacagacccttttttttttatagagcaAACTGCACTTTTGTTGGCATGCATAATTACACCAAAGAAAATAGAATaagataattgattgatttttaacaatttttggGTTCAtagttttctttatatatatagggaTTTGAAATTGTAAAGCACAGCTCttctagatttaatttattacttttttttttaaaaaaaaaaaggattttgaacTAGCACATATAGTGTAGATCAAATGAATGTCAATTTAgcgcaataaataaataaatgatggaACTGACTCAAGGATCAAGTGCCCAGATGGATTGAAATCGACTCTTcaggtgttttttttctcttttcgcTGTTGAAAAATCCCCAGTTTTGAACATCATCATTCGTTGATTAATTACAACCACAAAACATCATCAAGTCCACAGTTTTACCTGATAAGAAATGATCCACAGtatttaaaaacatggttttatATGCCCTCATGCCTTCAAGAATCTTGTTATatgaacttatttatttttaacgtttcaaaagcgttttttaaaaaaaatttaatttttttattttaaattaatatttttttttatttttagaccattttgatgtattgaatatcaaaattaattttttttaaataaaaaacattattttaatacacttttcaaataaaaaaaactttg from Populus alba chromosome 14, ASM523922v2, whole genome shotgun sequence includes:
- the LOC118059296 gene encoding uncharacterized protein yields the protein MGSFIGHVLPGMAFFILGLWHLFNHIKLYSLRPNSYISSPWFPTTKLRYLELYLIMLGSSISISMELFIGPQKHHPFDVDGTIPSNHLRNFEHSLISMSFFVYATFAILLDKISAEAQRGLTHILGALAFGQQLLMFHLHSTDHKGLEGQYHLLLQNIVAISLTTALMGIGLPKSFLVSFVRSLCILFQGVWFVVMGFMLWTPGLIPKGCSLYNDDGHKIVRCTSEEALHRAKSLANIQFGWFVIGITIFAITLYMAMVETYSKNVKYSSLAEEFEEIHEETSDVESLKKNKFEDSKSLLVERGFAPFDMER